A region from the Triticum urartu cultivar G1812 chromosome 1, Tu2.1, whole genome shotgun sequence genome encodes:
- the LOC125550363 gene encoding replication protein A 70 kDa DNA-binding subunit C-like → MGGGAMEVDLTHGAVAAMSRLARGLRPVLQVVGAPASAGGTDRYRFLLSDGVHSQEGILVPSLDSLVRTGRLRDGTVIRVLDYVCNSVCGRRVIIVIQLEVVQTECTLIGSPSSYQVNAAQPNIRSGSLGIHGSRAEQGVTDMAFSPAQGLLRSSIAARAENAVNNLPLSGLNSSVIKQNTIKAKMQQLSLNSHQRKMPAVRPSGQGFGPCPAELSCQQPPPVYVNRGSVANNGTPYVTPIAALNPYQGRWTIKGRVTAKTDNLHGRALSFDLLDAQGGEIRATCFGSMVAQFSDQLVVGNVYFISGGLLKPAHKLFNPLNNAYELILDSSTSIENCCSDDSGIPWQQYNFQPISEIVNMDNGAMVDLLGIVTSVSPSVMITRKDGTETQKKTLQLKDMSGCSVEITLWGNVCNAEGQLLHSMCISGSNPILALKGGRICEFNGKSVATISSSLIKINPDLPDAEKLMQWYITEGKLAVCTSLSQEISSMGKMYSRKTVAQIKDENLGRSDQPDWVTVEATISHINTDKFSYPACTREVNGKRCNRKVTNNGDGMWHCPKCQQSSQNCEHRYLFQCKIQDYTGTTNATAFQEAGQEIIGLSAEELFMIKNVDLDDARFTGIIHGACYQQFLLKLKVKEETFGDEACVKVSIMKAERLGHTSNTSRVFDLGAFDGLLADGRGSAPGANGVATAVNAGFTNSDAGRQAKVSGGMPNAAPSAARYACSTCGSTGHKVQNCPAAMDIQLPATGWGFTPSSYGSSASNARRCCKCDQPGHWARDCPWQATSYGSSASKAHLCSKCNQPGHWSRDCAVQAALHGSSAGNGNGSLGFCFRCNQFGHCPSDCPAPYSFAGGNGGRGWSGLQK, encoded by the exons ATGGGGGGAGGCGCTATGGAGGTGGACCTGACCCAcggcgcggtggcggcgatgTCGCGGCTGGCGCGAGGCCTGCGCCCGGTGCTGCAGGTGGTGGGCGCCCCCGCCTCGGCGGGCGGCACGGATCGGTACCGCTTCCTGCTCTCCGACGGCGTGCACTCCCAGGAGGGGATCCTCGTCCCCTCCCTTGACAGCCTCGTCAGGACCGGCCGTCTCCGCGACGGCACCGTCATACGCGTCCTCGACTACGTCTGCAACTCCGTCTGCGGCCGAAG GGTCATCATTGTTATCCAACTTGAAGTGGTGCAAACTGAGTGCACACTGATCGGGAGTCCTTCAAGTTATCAGGTCAATGCTGCTCAACCAAATATCAGATCTGGTAGTCTAGGCATCCATGGGTCAAGGGCTGAGCAAGGTGTTACTGACATGGCATTTTCTCCTGCTCAAGGCCTCTTGCGCTCTTCTATTGCCGCAAGGGCAGAAAATGCTGTGAACAATCTGCCGCTCAGTGGACTTAATAGTTCAGTGATAAAGCAAAACACAATAAAAGCCAAGATGCAGCAGCTTTCACTGAACTCTCATCAAAGGAAAATGCCTGCAGTTCGTCCCAGTGGTCAGGGCTTTGGCCCATGCCCTGCAGAGCTTTCGTGTCAGCAGCCACCTCCAGTATATGTGAATAGAGGATCTGTCGCTAACAATGGCACTCCTTATGTCACCCCTATTGCTGCCTTGAACCCATACCAAGGTAGATGGACAATCAAGGGTAGGGTCACTGCAAAAACTGATAACTTGCACGGGAGAGCCTTATCCTTTGATCTCCTTGATGCACAGGGTGGAGAAATTCGTGCAACATGCTTTGGTTCGATGGTTGCTCAATTCTCTGACCAACTTGTTGTCGGAAATGTGTACTTCATATCTGGAGGATTGTTGAAACCAGCACACAAGTTGTTTAACCCTTTAAACAATGCGTATGAACTGATTTTGGATAGTTCAACATCTATAGAAAATTGTTGCAGTGACGACAGCGGCATCCCTTGGCAGCAATACAATTTCCAACCGATCAGTGAAATAGTAAATATGGACAATGGAGCTATGGTTGACTTGCTTGGGATTGTTACATCAGTTAGCCCTTCTGTTATGATAACGCGGAAGGATGGCACAGAAACCCAGAAGAAAACCCTTCAACTGAAGGACATGTCTGGTTGCAGTGTGGAAATAACCTTATGGGGAAATGTCTGTAATGCTGAAGGTCAGCTGCTGCACTCGATGTGCATTTCTGGTTCTAATCCTATACTTGCCTTGAAAGGTGGCCGCATCTGTGAATTCAACGGCAAATCTGTGGCCACAATCAGCTCAAGCTtgataaaaataaatccagactTGCCTGATGCAGAAAAGCTGATGCAGTGGTACATAACTGAAGGGAAATTAGCGGTTTGCACTTCTTTATCTCAGGAAATCTCAAGCATGGGCAAGATGTATTCCCGAAAAACAGTTGCACAGATCAAGGACGAGAACTTGGGGCGATCAGATCAGCCAGATTGGGTCACTGTTGAAGCTACAATTTCACACATCAACACCGATAAATTTTCTTATCCAGCTTGCACAAGGGAGGTTAATGGTAAGCGCTGCAACAGAAAGGTAACAAATAATGGTGATGGGATGTGGCATTGTCCCAAATGCCAGCAGAGCTCTCAAAATTGTGAGCATCGCTACTTGTTTCAGTGTAAGATCCAGGATTACACCGGGACTACCAATGCTACTGCATTCCAAGAAGCTGGCCAGGAAATAATTGGCCTCTCAGCGGAAGAGCTTTTCATGATAAAAAATGTGGATCTAGATGACGCACGATTCACAGGAATAATACATGGGGCCTGTTATCAGCAATTCCTGTTGAAGCTGAAAGTCAAGGAAGAAACCTTTGGTGACGAGGCGTGTGTGAAGGTCAGCATCATGAAGGCTGAAAGATTGGGCCACACATCAAATACGAGTCGTGTCTTTGATCTTGGAGCATTTGATGGCCTTTTGGCGGATGGCCGAGGCTCAGCACCTGGTGCGAATGGTGTTGCTACTGCTGTGAATGCTGGTTTCACCAACTCAGATGCCGGACGGCAAGCTAAGGTATCTGGCGGGATGCCTAATGCAGCACCATCAGCAGCACGATATGCCTGCAGTACTTGTGGCTCCACTGGGCACAAGGTGCAGAACTGCCCTGCAGCCATGGATATCCAGCTACCAGCAACAGGTTGGGGCTTCACGCCGAGTTCATATGGCTCTTCTGCATCCAATGCTCGCCGGTGCTGCAAGTGCGATCAGCCTGGGCACTGGGCTAGAGACTGCCCATGGCAGGCCACCTCGTACGGCTCTTCTGCATCCAAAGCTCACCTGTGCAGCAAATGCAATCAGCCTGGGCACTGGTCTAGAGACTGTGCGGTGCAGGCCGCCTTACACGGCTCTTCAGCTGGAAACGGCAACGGCAGCCTTGGTTTCTGCTTCAGATGTAATCAGTTTGGGCACTGTCCCAGTGACTGCCCAGCCCCATACTCTTTTGCAGGTGGTAACGGCGGGCGCGGGTGGTCTGGGCTTCAAAAATAA
- the LOC125550379 gene encoding protein CHUP1, chloroplastic-like has translation MGSKQAEEIKNLLLKIIIPLAFPLAGSFICGLIADRAIRHSDLDSSDNSIQLDQSSSDGLRLIQGEEGGGEMESPNRAPRKLVQAETPYSTGRLVGGGHARQASLTEEIMVAQDTESSSEVSVNNQRLQDVQGTPAGAEEVGSLKRVVSTLEERAAGIEKRFQDYCDAKEQEATYQKMQIMCLGMKLELLESQNQRLEAAATEIRAAAEEFAVMRAGLDALQRKFRKVAKKSRQEFDAIDGRILALDAREAEMAARCRGFEQLMAEMKELVSQLQKGKGTDSESVEVAVERSMRKLSSSKDLLDGMGVLRDRWAADMEELIYLGWITAWLQHDLLVSDGEGGAAKGPAAIGDDDDDGTHPTAEEQRKKGEKMVAVAAPINEVELRKTSSNASSCAAGEESCMGLAGCRTGIGRPRLLRKIRGWAKGKGPSKSSE, from the exons ATGGGAAGCAAGCAAGCAGAGGAGATCAAGAATCTCCTTCTCAAGATAATAATTCCCTTGGCTTTTCCCCTGGCAGGTTCTTTTATCTGCGGCCTCATAGCAGATAGAGCAATCAGGCACAGTGACCTAGACTCATCTGATAACTCAATCCAGTTGGATCAATCATCGTCAGACGGTTTGAGATTGATTcaaggagaggagggaggaggagaaaTGGAGTCCCCGAATCGGGCGCCGCGGAAGCTGGTGCAAGCGGAGACCCCCTACAGCACCGGCAGGCTCGTCGGCGGTGGACATGCGAGGCAGGCTTCTCTCACTGAAGAAATCATGGTGGCGCAGGACACCGAGAGCTCATCGGAAGTTTCAGTCAACAACCAGAGGCTCCAGGACGTTCAGGGGACGCCCGCCGGCGCCGAAGAGGTCGGGAGCCTGAAGCGCGTGGTGTCGACCCTCGAAGAGCGGGCCGCCGGCATCGAGAAGCGGTTCCAGGACTACTGTGACGCGAAGGAGCAGGAGGCGACGTACCAGAAGATGCAGATCATGTGCCTGGGGATGAAGCTGGAGCTGCTAGAGTCCCAGAACCAGCGGCTTGAGGCGGCCGCCACGGAGATCCGGGCCGCCGCCGAAGAGTTCGCCGTGATGCGGGCGGGCCTCGACGCGCTGCAGAGAAAGTTCAGGAAGGTCGCCAAGAAGAGCAGGCAAGAGTTCGACGCCATTGATGGGAGGATCCTGGCCTTGGATGCCCGGGAGGCAGAGATGGCGGCGAGGTGCCGAGGCTTTGAGCAGCTCATGGCGGAGATGAAGGAGCTGGTTTCGCAGCTGCAGAAGGGGAAAGGAACAGACAGTGAG AGCGTGGAGGTCGCCGTGGAGAGGAGCATGCGGAAGCTGTCGAGCAGCAAGGACCTGCTGGACGGGATGGGGGTGCTCCGGGACCGGTGGGCGGCGGACATGGAGGAGCTCATCTACCTCGGCTGGATCACGGCGTGGCTGCAGCACGACCTCCTGGTCAgcgacggcgagggcggcgcCGCCAAGGGCCCGGCGGCGATtggggacgacgacgacgatggcaCCCACCCGACGGCGGAGGAGCAGCGCAAGAAGGGGGAGAAGATGGTGGCGGTGGCCGCGCCGATCAACGAGGTGGAGCTCCGCAAGACGTCGTCCAACGCGTCGTCGTGCGCCGCGGGAGAGGAGTCGTGCATGGGGCTGGCGGGCTGCAGGACGGGAATCGGACGCCCGAGATTGCTCCGCAAGATCAGAGGGTGGGCCAAGGGAAAGGGTCCAAGCAAGAGCAGTGAGTGA